In Candidatus Poribacteria bacterium, the genomic stretch AAGCCAACGCAGTCAACCTTAGATCATGCCATGGACATTATGGAAGAATTTTTCGATTCTATTACTTCTAAAGGATATTTATGGCTTAGACCGTTCATTTCCAGTGATGAGGATGGTAACGTAACTGTAGAATGGTCTGAAGAAAAACGCAGATTACATATTCAAATTGGGGAAAATGAAGCCGAGTATATCCAAGTCTGGGGAATAAATATTGATACGGAGATGCACGTAGATTTTCTAAGCCGTGACGATTATCTAACGCTTTGGGAATGGTTACTTGATGAATAAAAATGACTTTATACGGGACGATGAGGTACTCTATCGAAGTGTCCGAGGAAAATATGGGGAGGAGTATTCTTACGATAATATAGGAAAACTCAAAATTAGTAGTGAAGCCTTTCGCGATAGAGAAAGAAAACCATCCGTAGATAGAGCGGAGTTAAAAGAATCTAATCCCTCTTTGTCTAAACGAAATGACACAGATGGCATCATTAGCCTTATTACTGCTGATGTCCGCGCAATAGGAACAGTCAAGACAAAAATCCAGAATACAGATACTACTGTTCACGCCGTAGATGTTATCTATGATCCTATCCCTGAAAATCCTGCCCATTCACAAATTGTTGTAAATCCTGAGTTCTTTGGTTCAAAGGGTAAGCAGAGAAATGTATTCAAATTACTGCAGCTTGCCCTTGCTGAACTTGCCGAAAAAAACGGATGGACTTTGGAACCAAGTGTACAGTAGATTCATACTTGCAAATATGAAAGTTATATCTACTAAGACCTGCCTGAGGTGATAATCACATACCTGTTATAGCACAAACTTGGATCTTGTTATACTGTAGAAAATGGAGTACTAAATGGCAAAACAGATTAACTACGCTGATATCTTAGAAACCGGTGATAACGGCATCTATGATATCCAAACACACGCTGCTGGTCCCGAGGGCAGTTTGCCGCTTACAGCAGAAATGCTCCTCACTCGACCAAGCGGAGATGTATTTGGCTTGACCCACAACGCTGCCATGGGTTGGGCACCGACGGAGCTGCGACGAGAAGAATTTCTGATCCTCAGCACACAAGGCGGGATCCGCGCGCCAGATGGGAGCCCAATCGCACTTGGGTATCACACTGGGCATTGGGAAGTCGGACTCCTGATGCAGGCAGTCGCATACGAACTGAAAGAACTCGCGGCGATTCCCTTCGCAGGCTACTGTTCTGACCCGTGTGATGGACGGACACAAGGCACCGTCGGTATGATGGACAGCCTTGCCTACCGCAACGATGCGGCGCAGGTTTTCCGCCGACTCATCCGTTCCCTACCGACGCGGAAAGGCGTTGTCGGTGTTGCCACCTGTGATAAAGGTTTACCGGCAATGATGATGGCACTCGCCTCAATGCGGGAATTACCGGCTGTCCTCGTTCCGGGTGGCGTGACATTACCTCCTACCACAGGTGAAGATGCTGGCAAAATCCAGACGATCGGGGCACGTTTCGCACACGGTGAGATTAGCCTGCAAGATGCAGCGGATATGGGATGCCGTGCCTGTGCAACCCCCGGCGGTGGTTGTCAATTCTTGGGAACCGCAGCGACTTCACAGGTTGTCGGTGAAGCGTTGGGAATGAGTCTGACACATACGGCGTTGGCACCGTCCGGACAGAATATCTGGTCGGATATGGGCTTGCGTTCGGCGCGCGCCGTTGTGAATCTGGCTGCAAAAGGGTTGACGATGAACGATATTGTCATGCCAGAGGCGATTCGGAACGCTATGGTCGTGCACGCAGCATTTGGCGGTTCAACGAATCTCCTATTGCACATTCCTGCCATTGCACATGCCGCTGGACTCGACCGTCCGACAATAGACGACTGGACAGAAGTCAATCAGAACGTCCCGCGTCTCGTCGATGTCCTACCGAATGGACCGGTTGGTCACCCAACTGTGAGAGTCTTCCTTGCGGGTGGTGTCCCCGAGGTAATGCTCCATCTACGTGAATTGGGATGTCTCAATGAAGACGTGCTAACAGCGACAGGTGAAACCCTCGGTAGTAACCTTGATTGGTGGGCAACTTCTGAACGGCGCGAACGCGTCCGAGAAATATTAGAAGAACACGATAACATTGCCCCTGATGAAGTGATTTTGAATCCGGATGCCGCACAGGCTGCAGGACTGACAAGCACTGTCACGTTCCCACGCGGCAACCTCGCTCCGGAAGGATCCGTCATTAAAAGCACTGCCATTGATCCAAGCGTCGTTGATGCCGATGGTGTTTATCGGATGACGGGACCTGCGCGTGTCTTCGTTCGAGAATCCGAGGCAATCCAGACCCTCAAAGGACAAACCGAGGACAACATCCAACCCGGTGATATTATCGTGCTGTGTTGTCGCGGTCCACAAGGCACAGGCATGGAGGAGGTCTACCAGTTGACTGCAGCACTCAAACACCTCTCGTTTGGTAAAAATATCGCCCTGATTACCGATGCACGGTTCTCTGGCGTATCAACGGGAGCCTGTATTGGACACGTCGGACCGGAAGCACTTGCTAATGGGCCCATCGGGAAGGTGCTGGATGGTGATATAATTCAGATTGAGATTGATACTCGGCGACTGGAAGGGAGTATCGACCTTGTCGGACACGGTAGTGAACACTTCAGTGCTGAAGAAGGTGAACGCGTGTTAGCAGAACGACAACCGCGTCCAGATCTTTCACCGGACGAAGCTTTGCCGGATGATACACGGCTCTGGGCAGCGTTGCAATCCGTCGGCGGCGGCACATGGGGTGGCTGTGTCTACGATGTAGACGCAATTCTCAATGCCCTGAAATAGTTTTCAGTGAAGAGTCAACTTGTGGCAGTCCCGTTTGCTGTATCTGCCACAGAAACCCTCTTTAACCGACGACTGACAACTGATAACCATTCTTACTGACAACTGATAACTACTAATGAAATATTGGGCACCACCGCTTCTGTACATGGCTCTCATTTTCGGTATCTCGTCCATGAAGCAACCACCACTTCCGATGCCGGAATTTGAGTGGCTGACGATTGACAAACTCTACCATTTTGTCGAATATGCCATACTCGGCGGATTGCTAACACGAGCGTTTGTGAAGGCAAGTCCCTCAATAATACCATCACGGTTCGCATGGCATACGGCGGCGGTGCTCTCAATTCTCTACGGTGCAAGCGATGAATGGCATCAGACCTTCGTCCCCGGTAGATTCGCTACCGTCGCAGATTGGGTGGCAGATGTGTTGGGATCAATTGCTGGGGTGCTGGTGGTCTATCTCTATTATAGAAGCAATAGGCTGTCAGCCGTCAGCGATCAGCAAAGACAGAAACGTTCATGAAACGCTTGCGTCTTTGCTGATCGCTGATAGCCAATAGCGAATAAAAAAGGAACTAATATGCATCCACTTGTTGACTTGAAGGTGCCAGATGGATCTGTTGCTGTTCACTGGTTTGAACAGAGCAGTTTTGCGTTGAAGGATCCCGCTGGTACCATCGTCCAAATCGACCCCTATTTTCCGCGCGAACGTCCCGCGGACCGTTTTATTCATACCGAGCCACCGCTTGATGAATCGGCACTTCCAACCGATTTCGTTCTCTTAACACACGCACACGGTGATCACACCTGTCCGGAATCCATCCGCCGCATCTGGGAGACTTCCACAGCAACGCGGTTTGTTGGACCCGAAGAGAGCACCCGCCAAATCTCATCAGAAACGGATGTCGCGGCAGCGAACATCTTAGAAATTCGTGCTGGAGAATCAGCGGCACTCAACGGGCTTACCGTACACGCGGTCTATGCGAAACCCCCCGAAGGCGATGCCGCTGCTGACATAGCACCACCTGATGTCACGCACTTGGGATACGTCATCGTCAGTAATGGCGTAACCCTCTATTTCAGCGGTGATCCGATTAACAACTTCGCTGAGCATGACGAACTAATTTCAGCCGTCGCAGCACATAAACCGGATCTCGGTTTTCTGACAAATCATCCCACCGAGGGTGAGTTTCCGTTCTACGATGGCTGCGTGAAAATGGCAACGCGAATTGGACTACAGCACGCAGTACCAGTGCATCGCGCCTGTTTCGTCACCCGCGATTACGATCCGAACGAGTGGGCAGATCAGTTTCCAGCAGGCGGTCCCGAACCGCTTATCATTGAAAGAAATTCGCATATTATTTATCAATAGTTATTAGTCGTCAGTTGTCAGTCGTCAGTTACAAGAGCCCTCTTAACTGATAACTGATAACCGAAAACTGACGACTCTAAAAGAGGTACAGATACAGATATGTCGCTTCAAGAACAAAAAACGCCCCTCGTCGGTATTGTGATGGGGAGCGATTCTGATTTGGAAAAAATGGTAGAAGCCGCAAAGGTTTTAGAAGAATTCGAGGTTCCATTCGAGATAACGATCTCCTCCGCGCACCGCTCGCCGGAACGGACAATGGCGTGGACGGAAAAGATTAAAGCAGAAGGTGGAAAGGTCATCATTGCCGGTGCCGGACGTGCAGCACATCTCGCTGGTGTGATCGCAGCACATACAACACTGCCAGTCATCGGTGTACCGGTTGACGGCGGACCGCTCAACGGCGTGGACGCGCTCTATGCGACAGTCCAAATGCCTCCCGGTATTCCTGTCGGAACAATGGCAATCGGTTCGGGCGGTGCAAGGAACGCAGGACTATTCGCTGTCCAAATTCTGGCACTTCAATTCCCCGAATTGGACGCAAAACTGCTGGCGTATAAAGAAAAATTGAGTGATGGTGTTGCGGAGAAAGCGGCGCGTCTGCAAGAAGTCGGCTACGAAAATTATTAGAGACGATAAACTATGGAAACTTTTGAGTGGCACAACGATACAGAACTGTTTGATATGATGGAAGATCAGTTATATACCGCTGTGATTTCGGACGCGCTTGATGCAGTCGGGTACCGCGAACAGGCACTACGACATACCATCCGTCCCCTTCACCCAGAGACAGTAGTCATAGGTCGCGCGATGCCGGTGCAGTGTGTGGATGTCTACGAGATTCCAGACGAACCGTATCAGCAGGAGATTGCAGCAGTGGATAGCCTCAAACAAAACGATGTATTCGTCTGTTCTACGAACCAGAGTACCCGTAACTGTATTTGGGGAGAACTTCTCTCAACGGCTGCGCGTGCGCGCGGTGCGCGTGGTGCTATCATTGATGGGTTTATCCGAGATGCCCGCCAAATCTTGGCGATGGGGTTTCCCGTGTTCACAACTGGGCTGTCACCAGTTGACTCCAGTGGACGCGGTGATGTGGTCGCGTATAACATTCCGATTGAATGTGGTGGTGTCACGGTTAATCCTGGCGACATCGTGTTCGGCGATGCGGATGGTATCGTTGTCATCCCACAAGCGGTGGAAACAGAGGTGATTGCAGCTGCAGTGGAAAAGGTCAGCGGTGAAAACCGGACTCGCGATGCCCTCCGCAACGGAGCAACATTACGAGAAGTCTACGACAAATATGGAATATTGTGAGGAATCATCACTGGCGAACTTTTGGTAACGCATGTAAGTCCAATTATCGGACAGGACTGCCCTCTTATTTTTTTAACTACACGGAGAGGAATGTTCTGCGTAAAACCCACCTGAACGAACCGCAAGGAAAATTAAAAAAATGATTTATGAATTACGGACATATCAGGTCGTGCCGGGGAAAATGAAAAACCTGAATGACCGATTCGCCAATATCACCGTTCCGCTGTTTGAAAAGCACGGTATGAAAGTTATCGGGTTTTGGGAAACCGCCATCGGTGAGGCAACAACGACAGAACTTATCTATATGCTCGCGTTTGAAGATCTGGGGCACTATCAGCGTGCCTGGGACGCGTTCATTGCTGATCCTGAATGGCAAGAAGCAAAACGCCTGACGGAAGTCGGCGGTCCACTCGTGAACGTGGCGAGTTCAAAGATTATTGAGCCAACCGATTATTCACCATTGCAATAATAGTTATCAGTTCTCGGTTCTTGGTTCTCGGTTAATCTCTTGTGGCGGTTGCTTTTCGGGTTACCGCCACAGTTCACCTCTTTAACTGATAACTATCTCAAAATGGCAAGTTTCCCGATCTGTTCGATCCGGCGTTCATCTGCCGTAAGGGCAATGACGCGGTACAGATACACGCCGTTAGCACACCGCACCCCTATTTCATCTCTCCCATCCCAATAAGTTTCGTTGACACCCCGATTTGCGCTGGCATCGTCAAGCGTACGGAGGAGCCTACCGTTGACACTGTAAATTTTGATTGTGACGGTATCTGGTGCTTGTGCGAGATGATAGGTGAAAAAGGTCTTTCCATTGTGTGTGG encodes the following:
- a CDS encoding MBL fold metallo-hydrolase; this encodes MHPLVDLKVPDGSVAVHWFEQSSFALKDPAGTIVQIDPYFPRERPADRFIHTEPPLDESALPTDFVLLTHAHGDHTCPESIRRIWETSTATRFVGPEESTRQISSETDVAAANILEIRAGESAALNGLTVHAVYAKPPEGDAAADIAPPDVTHLGYVIVSNGVTLYFSGDPINNFAEHDELISAVAAHKPDLGFLTNHPTEGEFPFYDGCVKMATRIGLQHAVPVHRACFVTRDYDPNEWADQFPAGGPEPLIIERNSHIIYQ
- the purE gene encoding 5-(carboxyamino)imidazole ribonucleotide mutase, producing the protein MSLQEQKTPLVGIVMGSDSDLEKMVEAAKVLEEFEVPFEITISSAHRSPERTMAWTEKIKAEGGKVIIAGAGRAAHLAGVIAAHTTLPVIGVPVDGGPLNGVDALYATVQMPPGIPVGTMAIGSGGARNAGLFAVQILALQFPELDAKLLAYKEKLSDGVAEKAARLQEVGYENY
- a CDS encoding NIPSNAP family protein; this translates as MIYELRTYQVVPGKMKNLNDRFANITVPLFEKHGMKVIGFWETAIGEATTTELIYMLAFEDLGHYQRAWDAFIADPEWQEAKRLTEVGGPLVNVASSKIIEPTDYSPLQ
- a CDS encoding YjhG/YagF family D-xylonate dehydratase; translation: MAKQINYADILETGDNGIYDIQTHAAGPEGSLPLTAEMLLTRPSGDVFGLTHNAAMGWAPTELRREEFLILSTQGGIRAPDGSPIALGYHTGHWEVGLLMQAVAYELKELAAIPFAGYCSDPCDGRTQGTVGMMDSLAYRNDAAQVFRRLIRSLPTRKGVVGVATCDKGLPAMMMALASMRELPAVLVPGGVTLPPTTGEDAGKIQTIGARFAHGEISLQDAADMGCRACATPGGGCQFLGTAATSQVVGEALGMSLTHTALAPSGQNIWSDMGLRSARAVVNLAAKGLTMNDIVMPEAIRNAMVVHAAFGGSTNLLLHIPAIAHAAGLDRPTIDDWTEVNQNVPRLVDVLPNGPVGHPTVRVFLAGGVPEVMLHLRELGCLNEDVLTATGETLGSNLDWWATSERRERVREILEEHDNIAPDEVILNPDAAQAAGLTSTVTFPRGNLAPEGSVIKSTAIDPSVVDADGVYRMTGPARVFVRESEAIQTLKGQTEDNIQPGDIIVLCCRGPQGTGMEEVYQLTAALKHLSFGKNIALITDARFSGVSTGACIGHVGPEALANGPIGKVLDGDIIQIEIDTRRLEGSIDLVGHGSEHFSAEEGERVLAERQPRPDLSPDEALPDDTRLWAALQSVGGGTWGGCVYDVDAILNALK
- a CDS encoding RraA family protein; amino-acid sequence: METFEWHNDTELFDMMEDQLYTAVISDALDAVGYREQALRHTIRPLHPETVVIGRAMPVQCVDVYEIPDEPYQQEIAAVDSLKQNDVFVCSTNQSTRNCIWGELLSTAARARGARGAIIDGFIRDARQILAMGFPVFTTGLSPVDSSGRGDVVAYNIPIECGGVTVNPGDIVFGDADGIVVIPQAVETEVIAAAVEKVSGENRTRDALRNGATLREVYDKYGIL
- a CDS encoding VanZ family protein, producing the protein MKYWAPPLLYMALIFGISSMKQPPLPMPEFEWLTIDKLYHFVEYAILGGLLTRAFVKASPSIIPSRFAWHTAAVLSILYGASDEWHQTFVPGRFATVADWVADVLGSIAGVLVVYLYYRSNRLSAVSDQQRQKRS